The genomic region TACATGAAATACGACAGGCTTTCCGTGGCCGCATAGGTCAGCCATTCGTCAATCGTCAGCCCATTGCCCTTCGACTTCGAAATCTTCTGCCCCTGATCGTCCAAAAACAGCTCATAGGTCATATGGTTCGGCTTGCGCCCGCCCAGCACCTCACAGATCCCGTCATAGATCGGCGTGTTCGTGCTGTGGTCCTTCCCATACATCTCGAAGTCCACATCCAGCGCCGCCCAGCGCGCGCCGAAATCCGGCTTCCACTGCAGCTTCACATGCCCGCCGGTGACCGGCAGCGTCCACTCGCGGCCCGCCTCATCGTCAAAGGTGATCGTGCCATCCTTGGCGTTCACCTCCTTCATCGGCACATAAAGCACCCGCCCGGTTTCCGGATGGATCGGCAGGAAGCAGGAGTAGGTCTGCTGGCGCTCCTCGCGCAAGGACGCCAGCATGATCCCCATGATCGCATCATAGCGCTCCGCACAGCGGCGCAGCGTGTCATCAAACCGGCCGCTCTTGTAGAACTCGGTCGCGCTGATGAACTCATACTCGAACCCGAACGTATCCAGAAACCGCCGCAGCATCGCGTTGTTATGATGCCCGAAACTCTCGAACTCGCCATAGGGGTCCGGCACGCTCGTCAACGGCATCTGCATGTACTGCCGCAACATCTCTTGCTGCGGCACGTTCTCAGGCACCTTCCGCATCCCGTCCACGTCATCCGAGAAACAGATCAGCCGGGTCGGGATGTCGCTGATGATCTCGAACGCCCGCCGGATCATCGTCGTCCGCGCCACCTCGCCGAACGTGCCAATGTGGGGCAAACCCGACGGCCCATACCCCGTCTCGAACAGCACATACCCCTTGGCCGGGTCCTTCCCGCCATAGCGTTTCAACACCGCGCGTGCCTCTTCGAACGGCCAGGCCTTCGAATTCATCGCCGCATCGCGCAGGGACACCATAGTAAACTCTCCTGAAACGCCCGTGACACTGTGCCCCGGGGCCTGCCGTCCTCTATTGCCCCCCGCCCCCCCCGTCAATAATCTGCCGCCAACGCCGATAGGAGCCCCCGATGTCCGACACCTCCCCCATGTCCCCGCAAGACGCCCTTGTCGCGGTGATGATCGCCTCCTCCGCCTCTGACCAGGACGTGCGCACGGCCGAGCTTGTGGCCATCACCCGCATGGTCAACCACATGCCGATCTTCGCCACCTACGACCCCGACCGCATCCGCCGCGTCAGCCGCACCGTGTTTGACCTGTTCGAAGAGGAAGACGGCCTCGACGCCCTCTTCGGCCTGATCCGCGAGGCCCTGCCCGAGCGTCTGTTCGAGACCGCCTACGCGCTGGCCTGCGACGTCGTCACCGCCGACGGCCGCCACTCACAGGTGGAACTTCGCATGCTGGAAGAGGTCCGGGAGGAGCTGAAGATCGACCGCCTGCACGCCGCCGCCATCGAATGGGGCGCGCGGGTGCGGCATATGGGGGTGTAACCCGCCCCCAGAAACCCCGCCCCGGACTTGATCCGGGGCCTCTCCAACCCCGAAGAATACCGCATCCCCCCGTAGGTCGGGCTTCAGCCCGACTCCCCCGCCCCAACGTCGGTCCATGCCCCGACACCCCGGGGCATACGTTCCTACGCCCCCAAACCCCGCCCCGGACGTGATCCGGGGCCTCCCACAACCCCGAACAATGCCGCATCCCGCCCCGTAGGTCGGGCTTCAGCCCGACTCCCTCGCCCCGAGGTCGGTCCATGCCCCAACACCCCAGGGGCATACGTTCCTGCGCTCCCAAACCCCGCCCCGGACTTGATCCGGGGCCTCGCTCCACCCGAACCGTCGCCCCAAAACTGAAATCCCGTAGGTCGGGGCCTGCCCCGACTCTCCGCTCAAACCCGCACCCACAGCCCGATCAGTCCCTCACCCCTTCACCTCCCGCTCCAACACTTCCCGGATCAACCGTTGGTACGGAATCCCCTGTTGGGCGGCGCGGGTCTTCAGGGCTTTCATCAGCGCCTCGGGCAGGCGCATGTTGATGCGGGCGGACTTGGGGGCGGACTCCCATGTCAGGGGTTTGAACTGCGACACATCAAGGTCGGAAAGATCCCGCTCAAGGAAGGTCTCAGCCTCCTCGTCAGTGCTCATCACCGGGACGGTCTTGGGTCTGGATGCCATGGCGTCGGGCCTCTTGTCGGTGCATGTAGCGGGCGCTGATGGGGCGAAGGCGACCGTCCCGCCAGCAAAAGGCTATGAAGACCGGGCGGCCCACCGCTGTTCTGGATAGCGCGATAAAGCGCTGTTCGGTCAGCGAATGGGATGGATCGGCTGCGTAGCGCGCCCCGTTCGACAGGGCATATTCTATCTCGGCTTGCGTCAGGCCATGTTTGGCGCATTTGGCAGTGTTGCCGGTATCCCAGTCAAACTCAAACTCAGCTTTCATTCAACGTATGTACGTTTGTATGTACGGTCAAGGGTAAGGTTACGCGTCCCCCTCCTTTATGGGCAAGCTTGGCTAACGATAGGTTAACTTGGGAAACCTTTGGGTATACACCTTAACAAACCCTTACCTCCCACACCCCACCCCAACAAAATCAACCCCTTACCCAACTGTCCCTGCCCGGGACACTGGGGCGGAGTTCCTTGCGGCCCTCACCCAAAGGCCCCCGCCCAGCGGTTCACCAACTGCCCCTGCAGCCGCCGCGCCCGTTTTGTCCAGGCCCGCGCGCCCTCTGGCTCCTCCCGGAGCGCGACCGGCACCGCGTCCCGCCGCTCCGGGTCGCCGGTGAAGATCGCGAAGACAAGGTCTCGTCCCGAAGGCGGCGCCACATACCCCGCCAGCCCGGACACGAAGTTCAGCGTCCCGGACTTGGCCAGCACCTTGACCGGATGCCCCTCGATCACCGCGCCCGCGTCGTCCTTCATCCCGACGCTGCGCAGGATCGGTTTCAGCCCGCGCTTGCCGGCTTCGGCCGCCAGCAGGATCTTCACCATCCCGGCCGCCGTGATCCGCGACGCCCCGCCCAGCCCCGAATGATCCCGCAGATCGGCCGCTACGCCAAAGGCATTGCGCACCCAGTCCGACATCCCCCGGGCCGAGGCTTCCAGCTCCGTCGCACCCGAAGCCGTCAGCCCCACACATTCCGCCGTCAGGTTCGTTGAAAACCGCAGCATGTCGCGCAGGACGTCCGGCAGCGGCTCGCTCTCCACGCGGCCAAGTTCGGAGGCCGCGGGCAAGGCGCCGGTCCGGGTCGGCGGGTCAAGCCGGATGCCTTGCGCCCGCGCCAGCGTGCGGAACACCTCGGCCACATAGGCCCCGGGGTCGCGCACCGGCAACCAGCGGCTACCGCCCTTGCCCAAGGCGCCCGAGGCGACCGTCCACTCCTCCACCTCGCCCGCGTCATAGGTGAACAGCGGCGCCTCCCGCGATGCGATGGCCACGCGGACCATGCCCACCTCAGGCACGAAGCGTTCGCCCCGGGCATCGACGGCCACCTGCCAGTCGCCGCCCGAACGCTTCCATTCGAAATGCACCCGGTTGAAGTTGAGGTTCAGCCCAGAGATCGCGGCATTGTAGCCGACGTGATCGGGCTGATCGGCCGATATCCCGCGCAGTCTGGGCAAGGCCCCGTCCCAATAGAGGAAACGCCCCGTGGCCCCCCTGACGCCAGACTTGGCCAGCCGCGCGACAAGGTCACCCAGCTGATCGGTCTGCAAGGTCGGGTCGCCGCCACCAGCAAGGATCAGGTCGCCCTGCACCATCCCCGCCTCAACCGGCCCGGTTGCCAGAACCCGCGTTGTGAAGCGGTATGCGGGGCCCAATCTGTCCAGCGCGTAAAGCGCCGTGACGGCCTTTGCCACGCTGGCGGGAGGGAGGGCAAGGTCAGGGTCCCGTGACGCCAGAACTTCGCCGGTCTTGGCATCCGCCACCACAAAGCTGACCTCACCGCCCAGCTTCGCCGCCGCGATGAGGGCCGCGTATTCTCCAGCCGAGGCCCCTGCAGCGGCGGCAGGTTTGGCGGCACCGGAAGCCGGGCGTGGTACCGGGCGGGGGGAGCTGTCCATCACCTCGGCCAGCGCCGGGTATGCCGCCCCTGCCAGCAAACCGCCCAGAACCATCCGCCGTGTGATCAAGCCCGCAACTCCCCCGTTTGCCTGTTGATAGCTGATCGTTGCGGTTCCGTCAGCCGCGCTTTCCGGCCCGCCCGATCACAAATCGCTGTCGCAGAGGACCAAGAGTGGATCACCCCTGCCCCGAGCGCCAGCCCCCCCTGGCCCGGATCGCAGTGGAGGAGGCATCGTTCATCGGCAGGTTCACAAAGGCCCAGACCGGCGGCTTGTGGCCGCGCAATGTCTCGCCCCGCGCCACCTGATGCACGCGGAACGCCCGCGCCGCGACGGACATCCGCGCGGCCACGCCTGATCCTGGACGGGCCAGCACCCCCACCGCGACCGACCGCAGAATATCGCGCCAGCGGTCCCAGCGGTGGAACTGCACGAGATTGTCGGCCCCCATCAGCCAGACGAAGGTGACCCCCGGATAAAGCCTGCGCAGCCGGTCAACCGTATCCGCCGTGGCGCGAGTGCCAAGGACCGCCTCAAGTGCCGTGACCTTCACCCGCGGATGCCGCATCACAGACCGCGCCCGCGCCATCCGGTCCGCCATGGGGGCAGGCTGCCGCGCCTTCAGCGGATTTCCGGGCGACACCAGCCACCAGACCTGATCCAGCCCCATCCGCTTCATCGCCTCACGCGTGATATGGGCATGCCCCTCATGCGCCGGATCGAACGACCCGCCGAGAAGACCGATGACCATGCCCCTGGCCGCGATGGGAAAACCGCATTTCATTCCGCTTGGTTACGCCATAGCTGCCGGCCAGCGAAAGGAAAAATATGTGCACAGCAAGGGCACATGGTCCTTAGCTGAGGGCCATTCGGGGCCCTAATCCTTAAATTCGACCTTTGGCAGCTTGCGGTGAAATCAAGCACATTTCAAATCATCGCGCAGCAACGCGGACCACGCCTGCTGCGGATCAAAGCCCTCGATCAGGCCGTCGCCCGCTGGCTTCAGAAACGCGCCCATGCCGTGCTGGACCATCCATGAGGGGTCATGCTGCGGTACAGCCGAGGTCATCGCCGACTGACAAAAGACCGCACGTTGCGCCGCAGCCGGATCGACAAACCGGTCAAGCGCCGCGCCAAGGCTGGTCCGGTCAGCCTCGGTCAGGCTGTCGGCCAGTTGCATCGACAGGACATCACCGGCCTGATGCGCGCTGGCGTCGGCCACGCGCTTGGTGTCGAAGGCCGCGCGCAAGAGCATCAGGGTGTAAAGTTCTGCCGCCGCATCCCAGTTGGCCGCGCGGCCACAGGCCAGTACGCCCAGCGCCAGATCGGGCGGCGACAGGCGCGCGTCGGCCCCGGACATCGTCACGCAGCCCGGGTCAACCGACGGTGCAAGGTTCCCCGGCGTCTCAAGGTTCGTTACTTGGGCGGCGGCGGCGCCTGCTGCCATCACCGTCAAGGCCAAAGCCAATTCCAACCGCATCCTGCATCTCCTGTTCAGGTTCTGCAAAGGCGGCCTTTTGACGATGCGTGCCAAGTCAGGAACACCCAACCCTGCCCGTTGCAGCCAAGGCCCATCGCCGCTACATACGCGCCAACCCTTCGATGGAGCACTCACATGGCCAGCTATCAATACGTCTACCACATGGAAGGCGTCTCCAAGACCTATCCCGGCGGCAAGAAGTGCTTTGAGAACATCCACCTCAACTTCCTGCCCGGCGTGAAGATCGGGGTTGTCGGCGTGAACGGTGCGGGGAAATCGACCCTGCTGAAGATCATGGCCGGCATGGACACCGATTTCAAAGGTGAGGCCTGGGCCGCCAAGGGCGCCAAGGTTGGCTATCTTGCGCAGGAGCCGCACCTTGACCCGACACTGACCGCCAAGGAAAACGTCATGCTGGGCGTGGCCGAGCAGACGAAGATCCTGGAACGCTACAACGAACTCGCCATGAACTATTCGGACGAGACGGCGGACGAGATGGCTGCCCTGCAGGACCAGATCGATGCCCAGAACCTGTGGGAGCTTGAGGCCAGCGTCGGCGTGGCGATGGACGCGCTGCGCTGCCCGCCCGACGATGCCGACGTGACCACGCTTTCGGGCGGGGAGCGCCGCCGTGTGGCGCTGTGCCGGTTGCTCTTGGAAAAGCCGGACATGCTGCTTCTGGACGAACCGACCAACCACCTTGACGCCGAATCCATCGCTTGGCTGCAAAAGCACCTGATCGCCTACAAGGGCACGATCCTGATCGTCACCCACGACCGCTATTTCCTGGATGACATCACCAGCTGGATCCTTGAACTCGACCGTGGCCGCGGCATCCCCTATGAGGGCAACTATTCGGCCTGGCTGGACCAAAAGGCCAAGCGGATGGCGCAGGAATCGCGCGAAGACAAATCCAAGCAGAAGGCGCTGGAAAAGGAACTGGAGTGGATCCGCTCGGGGGCCAAGGCCCGGCAGTCCAAGGGCAAGGCGCGTCTGTCGCGCTACAACGAGATGGCCAGCCAGACCGTCACCGAACGCGCCACGCAGGCGCAGATCATCATCCCGAACGGCGAACGCCTTGGCAACAAGGTGATCGAGGTCGAGGGTCTGAAGAAGCACATGGGCGACAAGCTTCTGATCGAGGATCTGTCCTTCACCGTCCCGCCCGGCGCCATCGTCGGTGTCATCGGGCCGAACGGGGCCGGCAAGTCCACCCTGTTCCGCATGATCATTGGCGACGAGAAGCCGGACGAGGGCACGATCAAGCTTGGCGACACCGTGAAGCTGGCCTTCGTCGACCAGTCGCGTGACGCTTTGGACCCCAACAAGAACGTGTGGGAGGAAATCTCGGGCGGGGCCGAGGTCATCCATCTGGGCGACATGCAGATGAACAGCCGCGTCTATACGGGCGCGTTCAACTTCAAGGGCACCGACCAGCAGAAGAAGGTCGGGCTTCTGTCGGGCGGGGAGCGGAACCGCGTCCACATGGCCAAGCTTCTGAAGTCAGGCGGAAACGTGTTGCTGCTGGACGAGCCGACCAACGATCTGGACGTGGAAACGCTGCAGGCGCTGGAGGCGGCCATCGAAGACTTCGCCGGCTGCGCGATCATCATCAGCCACGACCGCTTCTTCCTTGACCGGCTTTGCACCCACATCCTCGCCTTCGAGGGCGACGCGCATGTGGAATGGTTTGAAGGCAACTTCCATGCCTATGAGGAAGACAAGGTCCGCCGTCTGGGCCCCGATGCGCTGGAGCCGAAGCGGGTGAAGTACAAACGCTTCGCGCGGTAAGGGCGGGGATGCACCGGCCTGTCGGCGGACCTGACGGCCCGCCGATGGGTGAGGGGAGCAAACGCTCGTCTTGTCTTGACGCTGCGGCAGGGTCGAAAAGCCGCAGCGTGGATCAAGAGGTATTGCGATCAAAGCAGTCTTCTAAGTCGGGTTTCGGCCAAGAACGGGCCATAGCTTTCCAGGAATTGCACAAGCTGATCATCCCCTAGCGTTGTCCCCAGATCTGCCAGGGCCAAGCGACCGAACTCGGGATGAGACCAAAGCACGCCGAACCTGTGATAATGTATCAAGGCTTTCGGCGCAGCAGGTGGATTGCCATATGCTGGGAGATTGAAATTGAATTCATTCGGCAGCATCTTTATTTTCTGACCAAGCCGCGTCGTCGTAATTGACAGGGTCAACTGGTCAATATTCTCACGCTTGAACGGGTGTGTGACTTCATGATCAAAACGAATTGAATCCGCAAGCCATTCGGTCCCGAATGACCGCTTTTCTGGGCCAAAGCTTTCCCGAAAGACGATCATGCCAGCGTTGAAATAGGGTGGGCACCTTACACGCTTGCCGCGCGGCAGCCTGATCCTTTCTGGCGGCAGCTCAAGGCCGAAATGGGCATAAAATGCTTTCCATCCCGCCTCATCGTTCGAGAGTGTGGAATAGTCTGAAATGACAGCGGCAATTTCCGCATCGCCCAGAAGATTGACAAAATCAATGGGCTTGATGAAGACAGTATCCGTGTCAATGAAGACCGATATATCGCAATCCCGCGGGTCGCTGGCTGCCATGATCTTGTTGCCGATCGGATATGGTTCTTTCCACGGGCTAACGTCGCCCGGCGCAGTCCCCGGAATTGCGCGCATCTCGACGTTGCAGCTGTCCAATACCTGCCTTGTGGGTGCCATTATTTCTGCACGGGCATCCTGACGATAATAGGCGATCACAGAGACCCTTTCACCCAGCATCCGACGAATGCTTGGCAAAAGAATACAGGCCTGGGCTTCAATTTTGGGTCCGTCGATAATGAAAAACACGCAAACACGCATTCAAACCCTCGGAATCGATCCAGGCGCAACGGCCAAGGGGACGATAGCCGGGTCAGGCGAGGTGTTCAACCAAACGGACGGCTGCGGTGCCCCCAACCCGGCTTTCGCATGATCCCTTGTGAAAGCGTTGGATTGTCGACGGTCTTGGCGGCAGGAACGCCTCCAGCAAGGTCGCCGCGCCGGCCTCTTTCGGCTGGCGCAGCGGTCAAGGCGGCATGCGCCAGTCGGCCGATGGAATGGCCTTCCACCCAAGCACCCCTGACCCTGCCCGGAAAATAGGCAGCAACCGATCTGCCCCTGCCATAATGGCATGAAAGAGCTTGACCGCCGCGCCGCAGCGCCTAGGCTTAAGCGTACCAAATCGACAAAATCGTCTTATGGCATTCGGGCCTTGCACGCGGACCTTCTCAAGTGGTCCGCTGCAAGGCTTTTGCGTTTTGGGGACGTTTTTCGCAGGGGGCAAGGCGTGAAGCGACGGATCGAACTGGGGATGCTGTATTCACGTTCCGGCAGCTATTCGCTGATTTCCGAGGCGTGTCGGACGGGCGCGCTGGCCGCGATTGCCATGGTCAACGCGGACCCTGATCTGGACGTTGCTTTCCTGCCCGTGGAACGTGACCCGGGCGGGAACATCGATGCCTATGGCCCCCTGTGTGAAGAAATCATCCGCAACACCGGGGCGCGTCATGTGGTGGGCTGCGTGACATCGTGGAGCCGGAAAGAGGTGATCCCGACGGTGGAAAAGTACGGTGGCACGCTTTGGTACGCGGTTCCCTACGAGGGTTTTGAGGCGTCGGATCATGTCGTCTACACCCATGCCTGTCCGAACCAGCACCTGTTGCCCCTGCTTGATTGGGTGATGCCCGCGCATGGGCGGCGGGCCTATCTGACCGGATCGAACTACATCTGGGGCTGGGAGATGAACCGCCTTGCGCGTGAGCGGATCACGGCAGCGGGCGGAGAGGTCACCGGCGAACGCTATCTGCCCATCGGCTCACGCGAGGTTGGGCGGATGATCGAAGAGCTGCGCTTTGCCCGGCCCGATTTCATCCTCAATTCGCTGATCGGGCCGTCGTCCTACGAATTTCTGGCGGCCTACCGGGCGCTTGGGGCCGAGGACGCACATTTCCGGCCGGAAACTTGCCCGGTCCTGTCCTGCAATCTGACCGAATGCGAACTGCCGGCGCTGGGTCAATCGGCCGAGGGGCTGGTATCGGCGGGGCCGTATTTCCGGGGCGTGCCGGGCTGGCCAGAGGCGGGCAACTTCGGATCGTCGCATGAGGCGGCGGCCTTTTCGGCGGTGCGCGAACTTGCGCGGCTTCTGTCGCACCGCGCGGGGGCCGAGGCGCTGCCTTTGTCAAAGCTGCTGTCCGGGGACAAGGGTGCGGGCATGGTGGACCCCGAAACGCATCATACGGTCCTGCCGGTGATCATAGCGCGGGTTGTGGCTGGGGCCTTCCAACCCATCAAGCAACTGGGTGCGGTGGCGGGAGACCCTTATCTGTCGCGGGGTCGTTCGGCTGCCGTCGCCCCGAACCTTCGGGTGGTCTCATGAAGCGCCGCCCGATCCGCATCCCGAACCTTGGCGGGGCGCAGGCCTGTATCCTGCACCGCCCCCACCCGACCGTGCAGGCCCTGACGCGGCAACTGACCGCGATCGGTCTGGTGGTGCATCAGGCCTGGCCCGAGCTTGGGCCCGAGGCACTGGCCGCCGACTACATCTTCTTTGACGCCGACATGGGCCATGACGGCATGTTCCCGTGGGAGCCGGGGCAGCCGCCCGTTCCGATGGTGGCGCTGATCGGGTCGGAAGCGCCGGGGCGCATCGAATGGTCGCTGAAGACGGGCGCGCATGCCCAGCTTTTGAAGCCGGTGGGGGATAACGGGGCCTATTCCGCCCTGATCATCGCCCGGGACGCCTTTGATGCGCAGAAAGCGCTGTCTGCCGAGATTGCCGACCTGCGCCGCAGGCTGGAGGACCGGCAGACCGTAGTCCGCGCGGTGACGCTGCTGGCGGCACGCGGCAAGTCCGAGGCGGATGCCTACGCGCAGTTGCGCCAGATGGCGATGGCATGGCGGATCAGCTTTGAGGATGCGGCGGCGCGGATCGTGGCGGCGCAAGGTGCCGGGAAGGATGCGGATGACCGACCTCGGCGCGGATAAGGTCCTTCGGCGGCCCGCGGGCGCGTTTGCCCGGCTGATGCAGCGCAAACTCGCGGTGTTCGGGCTGGTGCTGATTGCGCTGGTGGTAGGCGGTGCCGTCTTCGCCCCGCTGATCGCGCCGTTTGATCCGAACGACCAGATGTTTGATGGCCTGACCCTTGAAGGCGCGCCGATGCCGCCCGGGGGGCAGTTCCTGATGGGGACTGACCTGCTGGGGCGCGACCTGTTCAGTCGGCTGCTGTACGGCGCGCAAACCTCGTTGATCATCGGTGTCGTGGCAAACGGGCTTGCGCTGGTCATCGGCACTTTGGTCGGGATCACCGCCGGGTTCTTCCGGGGCTGGATCGGTGCGATCCTGATGCGCTTTACCGACCTGATGATGGCCTTTCCGGCGCTTTTGCTGGCGATCTGTCTGGCGGCGATATTCCAGCCGTCGCTGTGGATCGTCGCCCTGGTCATCGCGCTGGTGAACTGGGTGCAGACCGCGCGGGTGATCTTTACCGAGACGTCGTCGCTGGCCACGCGGGATTTCATCGCGGCAGAGCGGACGCTGGGGGCCTCGACCTCTCGCATCCTGTTCCGCCACATCCTGCCGCACCTTTTGCCCACGATCATTGTCTGGGGCACGTTGGGGATTTCCACGACCGTGCTGCTTGAAGCAACGCTGTCCTTCCTTGGCATCGGGGTGCAGCCGCCGACGCCAAGCTGGGGAAACATCATCTTTGAGAACCAGACCTACTTCCAGTCTGCCCCATGGCTCGTGTTCATCCCCGGCGCGGCGATCATCTTGCTGGCGCTGGCCTTCAACCTTGTGGGCGACGCGCTGCGCGATGTGCTGGACCCGACGCAAAGGGGGCGCGACTGATGGCCGCCTACCTGCTGCGCCGGTTGATCCAGGCCGCGCTGATCCTTCTGGGTGTCAGCTTCATCACCTTTTTCCTGCTGTATGTTCTGCCCGCAGACCCCGTGCGCCAGATCGCCGGTCGGTCGGCCACGGCCGAAACGGTTCAGAACATCCGTGAACAGCTTGGCCTCGATCAGCCCTTCATCGTGCAATACGGCCGCTACCTTGCCGGTCTGGTGCAGGGGGACATGGGCCGCAGCTACTTGCAGAAGACCGAAGTGGCCGAGCTGGTCTGGTCGCGCCTGCCTGCCACGCTGCTTCTGATGCTGGGCGCCATCCTGTGTGAGCTGGTTCTGGGTCTGACCATGGGCATCGTGGCTGCGCTGTGGCGCGGCAAGGCGGTGGATCAGGTGTTGATGATCACGTCCTTCGTCACCGTCTCGGCCCCGCAATTCGTGGTCAGCCTGCTGCTGCTTTACATCTTTGCGGTCAAGCTGGGCTGGTTCCCGATCGGGGGCTACGGGACATTCAGCCATCTGGTGCTGCCTGCCATCACGCTGGGTATCCTTGGGTCTGGCTGGTATTCCAGGATGATGCGGTCGTCGATGATCGACGTCCTGCGGGCTGACTACATCCGCACCGCGCGGGCGAAGGGGCTGACCCGCGCCCGGATCGTTCTGCGCCACGCCTTGCCCAACGCCATCCTGCCGGTGATCGCGATGATCGGCATCGACATCGGCATCTTCATGGGCGGGATCGTCGTGGTGGAAAGCGTCTTTGGCTGGCCGGGTATCGGGCAGCTTGCCTGGCAGGCGATCCAGCGCGTCGACATCCCGATCATCATGGGCGTCACGCTGGTGTCGGCCTTTGCCATCGTGCTGGGAAACCTTCTGGCCGACCTGATCGCCCCGCTGATCGACCCCCGCATCAAACTTCGCTGACAAAACTTCGCTGCAATCCAACAGGAGCATAAAGATGAAAAAACTTCTCGCCTCAACCGCTATCATGCTGGCCCTTGGCCTGCCCGCCGTTGCGCAGGATTACACCCCCGATCCGGCCGCGACCGCCGGCGGCACGATCACGGTCACCTACAAGGATGACGTGGCGACCCTTGACCCCGCCATCGGCTATGACTGGCAGAACTGGTCGATGATCAAGTCGCTGTTCGACGGGCTGATGGACTATACCCCCGGCACGACCGAGCTGCGTCCCGGGCTGGCGGAAAGCTATGAGATTTCGCCAGATGGTCTCGTCTACACCTTCAAGCTGCGCGCCGGGGTCAAGTTCCACAACGGGCGCGAAATGACGGCGGAAGACGTCAAATACTCGCTGGACCGCGTGACCAACCCCGCAACGCAGTCGCCGGGCGCGGGCTTCTTCGGCGCCATCGCGGGCTTTGACGCCGCTGGCGAGGGCGGGCTGTCGGGGGTGGAGGTTGTCGATCCGCTGACCGTGAAGATCACCCTGTCCCGTCCCGACGCGACCTTCCTGCACGTCATGGCGCTGAACTTCGCCAGCGTTGTGCCGAAAGAGGCGGTCGATGCCGCGGGCGACGATTTTGGCAAGCAGCCGGTCGGCACCGGGGCGTTCAAGCTGGCGGAATGGACGCTGGGCCAGCGGCTGGTGTTCGAGAAGAACGCCGACTACTGGCGTGCCGGTGTGCCCTTCCTTGATTCCGTGGTGTTCGAAGTGGGGCAAGAGC from Tabrizicola piscis harbors:
- a CDS encoding ABC transporter permease, with translation MAAYLLRRLIQAALILLGVSFITFFLLYVLPADPVRQIAGRSATAETVQNIREQLGLDQPFIVQYGRYLAGLVQGDMGRSYLQKTEVAELVWSRLPATLLLMLGAILCELVLGLTMGIVAALWRGKAVDQVLMITSFVTVSAPQFVVSLLLLYIFAVKLGWFPIGGYGTFSHLVLPAITLGILGSGWYSRMMRSSMIDVLRADYIRTARAKGLTRARIVLRHALPNAILPVIAMIGIDIGIFMGGIVVVESVFGWPGIGQLAWQAIQRVDIPIIMGVTLVSAFAIVLGNLLADLIAPLIDPRIKLR
- a CDS encoding ABC transporter permease; this translates as MTDLGADKVLRRPAGAFARLMQRKLAVFGLVLIALVVGGAVFAPLIAPFDPNDQMFDGLTLEGAPMPPGGQFLMGTDLLGRDLFSRLLYGAQTSLIIGVVANGLALVIGTLVGITAGFFRGWIGAILMRFTDLMMAFPALLLAICLAAIFQPSLWIVALVIALVNWVQTARVIFTETSSLATRDFIAAERTLGASTSRILFRHILPHLLPTIIVWGTLGISTTVLLEATLSFLGIGVQPPTPSWGNIIFENQTYFQSAPWLVFIPGAAIILLALAFNLVGDALRDVLDPTQRGRD
- a CDS encoding ANTAR domain-containing response regulator; amino-acid sequence: MKRRPIRIPNLGGAQACILHRPHPTVQALTRQLTAIGLVVHQAWPELGPEALAADYIFFDADMGHDGMFPWEPGQPPVPMVALIGSEAPGRIEWSLKTGAHAQLLKPVGDNGAYSALIIARDAFDAQKALSAEIADLRRRLEDRQTVVRAVTLLAARGKSEADAYAQLRQMAMAWRISFEDAAARIVAAQGAGKDADDRPRRG